The following are encoded in a window of Brevibacillus sp. DP1.3A genomic DNA:
- a CDS encoding (Fe-S)-binding protein, with amino-acid sequence MLKEALVNKLDYDELSNCMRCGFCQPACPTFRETGYEAASPRGRIALMKAVADGVMEPDKDFVDQMNLCLGCRACEPVCPAGVPYGQLIEQTREAIEEVQEHPWWVKAVRKLAFFHLFPHQKRMYQLGGLLRFYQRSGVQKAARKLGVLSILPKQMREMEAIMPEASGKGIVDFFGGTVIPAVGERKYRVGMFHGCIMDVLFNETNRNTVRLLSEAGCEVIVAPDQVCCGALHAHSGEREQARHLARKNVAAFHKADVDIIVSNAGGCGAMLQEYDHLLAEDAERQEKAQWFASRVKDISEVLALIVEPKEWQSLPQRITYQSSCHLRNGMKVTKEPVSLLQAIPGATYVQLREGDRCCGSAGIYNLVQPEMAGSLLDEKMGHVAATQADILVTSNPGCLLQMKAGIHRAGLEGKMEAVHIVDLLARVQQEEKPLSTPK; translated from the coding sequence GTGCTTAAAGAAGCCTTGGTAAATAAACTCGATTACGATGAACTGTCCAACTGTATGCGCTGTGGCTTCTGTCAGCCAGCCTGTCCGACCTTTCGGGAAACAGGCTATGAGGCAGCTTCTCCACGAGGTCGCATCGCCTTGATGAAAGCCGTAGCAGACGGTGTCATGGAGCCGGACAAAGATTTCGTCGATCAAATGAATCTCTGTCTAGGCTGCCGAGCATGTGAGCCTGTATGCCCAGCAGGTGTGCCGTACGGTCAGCTGATCGAGCAGACGAGAGAAGCGATCGAAGAGGTACAGGAGCATCCATGGTGGGTCAAAGCCGTCCGCAAGCTCGCGTTTTTTCACCTGTTTCCTCATCAGAAGCGCATGTACCAGCTCGGCGGGCTCTTACGCTTCTATCAGCGCTCAGGTGTGCAAAAAGCTGCTCGCAAGCTGGGAGTGTTATCCATCCTACCTAAGCAAATGCGGGAAATGGAAGCGATTATGCCTGAAGCATCTGGAAAAGGTATCGTGGACTTTTTCGGTGGCACGGTTATTCCAGCCGTAGGCGAGCGCAAGTATCGCGTAGGAATGTTTCACGGCTGCATCATGGATGTCCTATTCAATGAGACGAATCGCAACACCGTGCGCCTTCTGAGTGAGGCAGGCTGTGAGGTCATCGTCGCTCCAGACCAGGTGTGCTGCGGTGCTCTCCATGCACATAGCGGTGAGCGTGAACAGGCTCGCCATCTGGCGCGAAAAAATGTGGCTGCTTTTCACAAGGCTGATGTGGATATCATTGTATCCAATGCAGGCGGTTGCGGGGCGATGCTGCAAGAATACGACCATTTGCTGGCGGAGGATGCCGAACGGCAGGAGAAGGCACAATGGTTCGCTTCACGCGTGAAGGATATTAGCGAGGTGCTTGCACTCATCGTCGAGCCAAAAGAATGGCAATCATTGCCACAGCGGATCACCTATCAATCCTCCTGTCACCTGCGCAACGGGATGAAGGTGACAAAAGAGCCGGTGAGCCTGTTGCAAGCCATTCCAGGAGCCACATACGTACAGCTTCGCGAGGGAGATCGCTGCTGCGGCTCTGCGGGCATTTACAATCTGGTGCAGCCTGAGATGGCCGGGAGCCTCTTGGATGAAAAAATGGGCCATGTAGCGGCTACCCAAGCGGACATTCTCGTGACCTCGAATCCGGGCTGTCTGTTGCAAATGAAAGCAGGCATTCATCGAGCTGGACTGGAAGGAAAGATGGAGGCCGTGCACATCGTCGATTTATTGGCGCGTGTTCAGCAGGAAGAAAAGCCCTTGTCTACCCCTAAGTGA
- a CDS encoding alanine--glyoxylate aminotransferase family protein, giving the protein MCAYKELTTSQRTIMTPGPVEAEPSVLRVMGSPILGQFDPEFTNIMNETMEMLRKLFQTSNHWAFPIDGTSRAGIEAVLCSIIEPGDRVLVPIYGRFGHLLTEIAERYGADVITMETRWGSVFEPQDVIAEIERVQPKIVAMVHGETSTGCVQPLKEIGEACRQMDVLFVVDAVASIGGTEVKVDDWCIDACIGGTQKCLSVPSGMAPITFNSRVEALLLQRKKIERGLADPSAPKSIQTRTIRSNYFDLSQLMDYWGPARLNHHTEATTMLYALREGVRIALTEGLEARFARHRLHEQALVAGVLAMGLQLYGDPACKLPVVTCIKIPEGLDGESVRAMLLEDFHIEIASSFGPLKGTIWRIGTMGYSCRKKNILHVLGALEAVLMRHGARVHAGRAVQAALDIYDQERAQHS; this is encoded by the coding sequence ATGTGTGCATACAAAGAACTGACCACCTCACAACGAACAATCATGACGCCAGGGCCCGTCGAGGCCGAGCCTAGTGTTCTTCGCGTGATGGGTTCACCCATTTTGGGGCAATTTGATCCAGAATTCACGAACATCATGAACGAAACAATGGAAATGCTTCGGAAATTGTTTCAGACATCCAATCATTGGGCATTCCCTATTGACGGAACTTCCCGGGCGGGCATTGAGGCCGTTTTGTGTAGCATAATCGAACCAGGAGATCGGGTGCTTGTACCCATTTATGGACGATTCGGGCACCTCCTCACGGAGATTGCGGAAAGGTACGGCGCAGATGTGATTACGATGGAAACGCGCTGGGGAAGTGTCTTTGAACCGCAGGACGTCATTGCCGAAATCGAGCGAGTTCAGCCCAAAATCGTAGCAATGGTACATGGCGAAACATCCACCGGATGTGTTCAGCCTTTGAAAGAAATCGGAGAAGCTTGCCGCCAGATGGATGTCCTATTTGTCGTCGATGCTGTCGCTTCGATCGGCGGGACAGAAGTGAAGGTAGACGATTGGTGTATCGACGCATGTATTGGCGGCACACAAAAATGCTTGTCTGTCCCCTCTGGGATGGCTCCTATCACGTTTAATTCTCGTGTAGAAGCACTCTTGCTCCAACGAAAAAAAATTGAGCGTGGACTCGCTGATCCCTCTGCTCCGAAATCTATTCAAACCCGAACGATCCGCAGCAACTATTTTGACTTGAGCCAGCTCATGGATTACTGGGGACCCGCACGGCTGAACCACCATACGGAGGCGACAACGATGCTGTACGCCTTGCGCGAGGGAGTGCGCATTGCCCTCACGGAAGGTCTGGAGGCGAGATTCGCCAGACATCGCTTGCATGAACAAGCCTTGGTCGCAGGTGTATTGGCGATGGGATTACAGCTCTACGGCGATCCGGCTTGCAAACTTCCCGTCGTGACCTGCATTAAAATTCCTGAGGGACTGGACGGAGAGTCAGTCCGCGCCATGCTGCTCGAAGATTTTCATATTGAAATTGCCAGTTCCTTCGGGCCGCTAAAAGGGACAATCTGGCGGATTGGCACAATGGGCTACAGCTGCCGGAAGAAAAATATTTTGCATGTGCTAGGGGCGTTGGAAGCGGTTCTCATGCGGCATGGAGCACGTGTGCATGCAGGGCGCGCCGTTCAAGCCGCGCTGGATATCTACGATCAGGAAAGAGCACAACACAGCTAA
- the ytvI gene encoding sporulation integral membrane protein YtvI, with product MTIRKMIILLLVLAVGLFLLPYSVPFLLALLTAILVEPLVLFLIKRLRMNRMSAVIASFFLFLISFGIVLYWIGTQIVIQGIDLAQRLPAFSQHIFELVESYLMSWETYYESLPAETVSEIQSVFAGLKSWALTSASTVAKGILGVAAIVPGFLISTIIYLVALFLISLDLPKLRAGFMRMFTVSAREKVEVVISQLNRATLGFLRAQIILSLMTFTLSFLGLLILQVKYAAVISLMIVFVDILPILGAGSFLVPWAIYNFLMGNSYLAIGLIVIFLVITVVRRIIEPKVLASNLGISALAALVSLFLGFQVMGFFGLILGPALVIIYEALRKAGFLNFKIDF from the coding sequence ATGACGATTCGGAAAATGATCATCCTGCTACTAGTTCTTGCAGTCGGGTTGTTTCTTTTACCTTACTCCGTCCCCTTTTTGCTAGCACTGTTAACAGCAATTCTGGTTGAGCCGCTCGTCCTGTTTCTTATCAAAAGGCTACGAATGAATCGGATGAGTGCGGTAATCGCCTCCTTTTTCCTATTCCTCATTTCTTTTGGGATCGTACTGTACTGGATCGGTACGCAGATCGTGATTCAGGGAATTGATTTGGCTCAGCGATTACCCGCTTTTTCGCAGCATATTTTTGAGTTGGTCGAGTCCTATTTGATGAGCTGGGAAACTTACTATGAATCGTTACCTGCCGAAACCGTCTCGGAAATCCAGAGTGTCTTCGCTGGGCTTAAAAGCTGGGCGCTTACTTCAGCCTCCACGGTTGCCAAAGGCATTCTCGGTGTGGCAGCCATCGTTCCGGGCTTTTTGATCTCGACAATTATTTACTTGGTTGCCTTGTTTTTGATCAGTCTCGATTTGCCGAAATTGCGTGCGGGCTTCATGAGAATGTTTACCGTATCTGCTCGTGAAAAGGTCGAGGTGGTTATCTCTCAATTGAACCGTGCCACCCTTGGTTTTTTACGTGCTCAAATCATCTTGAGCCTGATGACGTTCACGCTGTCCTTTTTGGGATTGCTCATTTTGCAGGTCAAGTATGCAGCCGTCATTTCGCTCATGATCGTTTTCGTCGATATTCTCCCCATCTTGGGCGCAGGTTCGTTCCTCGTCCCATGGGCTATTTACAACTTCTTGATGGGCAACTCTTATTTGGCAATCGGCCTGATCGTCATTTTCCTCGTGATTACGGTCGTCCGCCGCATTATTGAGCCCAAGGTACTCGCATCTAATCTGGGAATTAGTGCCCTTGCCGCTCTTGTCAGCTTGTTCCTCGGATTTCAGGTAATGGGATTTTTCGGGCTCATACTCGGTCCAGCGCTCGTCATCATTTACGAGGCGCTGCGGAAAGCTGGTTTCTTGAATTTCAAAATAGATTTTTGA